One window from the genome of Cryptomeria japonica chromosome 6, Sugi_1.0, whole genome shotgun sequence encodes:
- the LOC131064151 gene encoding 3'-N-debenzoyl-2'-deoxytaxol N-benzoyltransferase-like → MEKAGLGEFNAEVVESCLVQPCLPSPRGTLYLSNLDNQPAARMAFNTLLVYKASENVLPDPAKTIREALSKVLVYYYPVAGRLRKKEDGKLQVECTGEGVLFVEAMVDKSLSVLGDLDQLKPSFKQLLFRFPSNTAIEDVHPMVIQVNHFACGGFVVALNFHHCIFDGRGVGQFLNGLGEMVRGHVKLSIEPIWDRELLKPRNMLVHELEFIEEKKQSTSHLEIPPIYKESVQMSLTLDFETIKYVKDGIMPESIDICTTFEIFAALVWRARTKALEIPHTQSVSISFVVDVSRSFNPPLPNGYYGNSIVGAFAEAIVHDVINKPLSYLVNIIKKTKMSLTNRYLRSIIDTEQFPANVHSNQANIILSDWRWLGFNEVDFGSGTPVNICPMFWNENGFNLSNVFLFLHSPKRTNDGFKVITWMPPQEFNLFEIEIEAITNKYAMNS, encoded by the exons ATGGAGAAGGCAGGCTTAGGAGAGTTTAATGCGGAGGTTGTGGAGAGTTGCCTTGTGCAACCATGCCTGCCTTCGCCCAGAGGCACTCTCTATCTCTCCAACCTTGATAACCAGCCAGCTGCGAGAATGGCCTTCAATACTTTGCTTGTGTATAAGGCTTCTGAGAATGTTTTACCAGATCCTGCCAAAACAATCCGAGAAGCTCTGTCAAAGGTGTTGGTGTATTATTATCCTGTGGCTGGGAGATTGAGAAAGAAAGAAGATGGGAAGCTTCAAGTGGAGTGCACAGGAGaaggtgttctctttgttgaagCCATGGTAGACAAGAGCCTGTCAGTCCTTGGAGATTTGGATCAGCTCAAGCCATCATTTAAGCAGCTGCTTTTTAGGTTTCCTTCCAATACAGCTATTGAGGACGTTCATCCCATGGTTATTCAG GTGAACCATTTTGCATGTGGAGGTTTTGTTGTAGCACTGAATTTTCACCATTGTATATTTGATGGACGAGGGGTAGGACAATTTCTCAACGGTCTTGGAGAGATGGTTAGAGGACATGTTAAGCTATCTATTGAACCAATATGGGATAGAGAGCTTCTTAAACCAAGGAACATGCTAGTTCATGAGTTAGAATTCATTGAAGAAAAGAAACAGAGTACATCTCACTTAGAGATACCTCCAATATATAAAGAATCAGTTCAAATGTCTCTTACCTTAGATTTTGAGACAATTAAATATGTGAAAGATGGAATTATGCCAGAATCTATTGATATTTGTACTACATTTGAGATTTTTGCAGCTTTGGTTTGGCGAGCAAGGACCAAGGCACTTGAAATTCCACATACTCAAAGTGTTAGTATTTCCTTTGTAGTAGACGTAAGTAGATCATTTAATCCCCCACTACCAAATGGATACTATGGAAATAGTATTGTTGGTGCTTTCGCAGAAGCTATTGTGCATGATGTCATAAACAAACCACTTTCATATCTAGTGAATattataaagaaaacaaaaatgtcACTAACTAATAGGTATCTTCGATCAATAATTGATACAGAACAATTTCCAGCAAATGTTCATAGCAACCAAGCTAATATAATTTTAAGTGATTGGAGGTGGTTGGGATTCAATGAAGTTGACTTTGGATCAGGAACTCCAGTGAACATATGTCCTATGTTCTGGAATGAGAATGGATTCAACTTGTCAAATGTTTTTCTCTTTCTCCATTCTCCTAAGAGGACGAATGATGGATTTAAGGTGATAACGTGGATGCCTCCACAAGAATTCAATTTatttgaaattgaaatagaagCCATCACCAACAAATATGCTATGAACAGTTAG